The following are encoded in a window of Kitasatospora fiedleri genomic DNA:
- the rpmA gene encoding 50S ribosomal protein L27 has translation MAHKKGASSTRNGRDSNAQRLGVKRFGGQVVSAGEIIVRQRGTHFHPGANVGRGGDDTLFALTAGAVEFGNRRGRKVVNIVAVEA, from the coding sequence ATGGCACACAAGAAGGGTGCGAGTTCCACTCGCAACGGTCGTGACTCGAACGCCCAGCGCCTCGGCGTGAAGCGCTTCGGCGGTCAGGTCGTCTCCGCCGGCGAGATCATCGTCCGCCAGCGCGGCACCCACTTCCACCCGGGCGCCAACGTCGGCCGTGGCGGCGACGACACGCTGTTCGCGCTGACCGCCGGTGCCGTGGAGTTCGGCAACCGTCGCGGCCGCAAGGTCGTCAACATCGTGGCCGTCGAGGCCTGA
- a CDS encoding TIGR03936 family radical SAM-associated protein: MQRIRLRYTKRGRLRFTSHRDFQRAFERALRRSAVPMAYSAGFTPHPKVSYANAAPTGTASEAEYLEIGLAEHRDPEALRRQLDESLPPGLDVTDAVEVATGNFVERLEASEWLLRLPGVEPAEAEKAAAVFLAAEAVEVQRMTKNGLRTFDARAAVAAIETVPEGSPLVGIGDNTATDGADDVRAGAPCAILRLVVRHATPAVRPDDVLSGLRSTADLAPPVPVEVTRLAQGPLDEQTGTVTDPLALDRAAAEVGR; encoded by the coding sequence GTGCAGCGCATCCGTCTCCGCTACACCAAGCGCGGCCGTCTGCGCTTCACCAGCCACCGGGACTTCCAGCGGGCGTTCGAGCGCGCGCTCCGCCGCTCGGCCGTCCCGATGGCCTACTCCGCGGGCTTCACCCCGCACCCCAAGGTCTCCTACGCCAACGCCGCCCCGACCGGCACCGCCAGCGAGGCCGAGTACCTGGAGATCGGCCTCGCCGAGCACCGCGACCCGGAGGCGCTCCGCCGCCAACTGGACGAGTCGCTGCCGCCCGGCCTGGACGTCACCGACGCCGTCGAGGTCGCCACCGGCAACTTCGTGGAGCGCCTGGAAGCCTCCGAGTGGCTGCTGCGCCTGCCCGGCGTGGAGCCCGCCGAGGCCGAGAAGGCCGCCGCCGTGTTTCTGGCCGCCGAGGCGGTCGAGGTCCAGCGGATGACCAAGAACGGCCTGCGCACCTTCGACGCGCGCGCCGCCGTCGCCGCGATCGAAACCGTCCCCGAGGGCTCCCCCCTGGTCGGGATCGGTGACAACACGGCCACGGACGGTGCGGACGATGTTCGCGCGGGCGCTCCCTGTGCGATACTGCGGCTGGTAGTACGACACGCCACACCCGCCGTACGACCCGACGACGTATTGTCCGGTCTCCGTTCGACGGCCGACCTCGCGCCGCCGGTCCCCGTAGAGGTGACCAGGCTGGCGCAGGGGCCGCTCGACGAGCAGACCGGCACGGTGACCGACCCGCTGGCGCTCGACCGCGCCGCGGCCGAGGTCGGCCGGTAG
- the rplU gene encoding 50S ribosomal protein L21, with amino-acid sequence MYAIVRAGGRQHKVAVGDVLEIDRIDAKPGDSVELSTILVVDGESITSDPWVLGGVKAHAEVVDHTKGDKIVILRYKNKTGYRRRQGHRQKHTAVRITSIDSVSK; translated from the coding sequence ATGTACGCGATCGTTCGCGCCGGCGGCCGCCAGCACAAGGTCGCCGTGGGCGACGTGCTGGAGATCGACCGTATCGACGCCAAGCCGGGTGACTCGGTCGAGCTCTCGACCATCCTCGTCGTCGACGGTGAGTCCATCACCTCCGACCCGTGGGTGCTCGGTGGCGTGAAGGCGCACGCCGAGGTCGTCGACCACACCAAGGGCGACAAGATCGTCATCCTGCGCTACAAGAACAAGACCGGCTACCGCCGTCGTCAGGGCCACCGCCAGAAGCACACCGCGGTGCGCATCACCAGCATCGACTCGGTCAGCAAGTAA
- the proB gene encoding glutamate 5-kinase, which translates to MVDQLLREEVVSARRIVVKVGSSSLTTAAGGLDADRVDALVDALAKLRRRPDAPELVLVSSGAIAAGLAPLGLEKRPKDLARQQAAASVGQGLLVARYTASFARYGVRVGQVLLTAEDASRRAHYRNAYRTLEQLLTMGAVPVVNENDTVATAEIRFGDNDRLAALVAHLVRADLLVLLSDVDGLYDGDPAKPGTSRIELVRGPEDLAGVEVGSAGKAGVGTGGMVTKVEAARIATGAGIPVVLTAASQAADALAGRPTGTLFRRTGSRSADRLLWLEHASSPRGSLTLDDGAVAAVVHGGKSLLPAGVTRVEGEFAAGDPVDLLGENGHIVARGLVNFDARELPRLLGRSTRELAQELGAAYEREVVHRDDLVVLRG; encoded by the coding sequence ATGGTGGATCAGCTGCTCCGCGAGGAGGTCGTTTCGGCGCGGCGGATCGTGGTGAAGGTCGGCTCCTCCTCGCTGACCACCGCCGCCGGCGGACTCGACGCGGACCGGGTGGACGCCCTGGTCGACGCGCTGGCCAAGCTGCGCCGCCGCCCGGACGCGCCGGAGCTGGTGCTGGTCTCCTCCGGCGCGATCGCGGCCGGCCTGGCCCCGCTCGGCCTGGAGAAGCGCCCCAAGGACCTGGCCCGGCAGCAGGCCGCGGCCAGCGTCGGCCAGGGGCTGCTGGTGGCCCGGTACACGGCCTCCTTCGCGCGTTACGGGGTGCGGGTCGGGCAGGTGCTGCTGACCGCCGAGGACGCCAGCCGCCGGGCCCACTACCGCAACGCCTACCGGACGCTGGAGCAGCTGCTGACGATGGGCGCGGTGCCGGTCGTCAACGAGAACGACACGGTGGCCACCGCCGAGATCAGGTTCGGCGACAACGACCGGCTGGCCGCGCTGGTGGCCCACCTGGTCCGGGCCGACCTGCTGGTGCTGCTCTCCGACGTGGACGGCCTGTACGACGGCGACCCGGCCAAGCCCGGCACCAGCCGGATCGAGCTGGTGCGCGGCCCCGAGGACCTGGCGGGCGTCGAGGTCGGCAGCGCCGGTAAGGCGGGCGTCGGCACCGGCGGCATGGTCACCAAGGTCGAGGCGGCCCGGATCGCCACCGGCGCGGGCATCCCGGTGGTGCTGACGGCGGCCAGCCAGGCGGCCGACGCGCTGGCCGGCCGGCCCACCGGCACGCTGTTCCGGCGCACGGGCAGCCGCTCCGCCGACCGGCTGCTCTGGCTGGAGCACGCCTCCTCCCCGCGCGGCTCGCTGACCCTGGACGACGGGGCGGTGGCGGCCGTCGTGCACGGCGGGAAGTCCCTGCTGCCGGCCGGGGTGACCCGGGTGGAGGGCGAGTTCGCCGCGGGTGATCCGGTCGACCTTCTTGGCGAAAACGGTCACATCGTCGCCCGCGGACTGGTCAACTTTGATGCGAGGGAGTTGCCCCGTCTGCTCGGCCGGTCCACCCGAGAACTGGCCCAGGAGCTCGGTGCCGCGTACGAACGCGAGGTCGTCCACCGCGACGACCTGGTCGTGCTGCGCGGCTGA
- the obgE gene encoding GTPase ObgE — protein sequence MTTFVDRVELHVAAGNGGHGCASVHREKFKPLGGPDGGNGGEGGSVILVVDPQVTTLLEYHHSPKRKATNGKPGAGGHRTGAVGPDIVLPVPDGTVVLDRKGNVLADLVGPGTSFVAAQGGRGGLGNAALASARRKAPGFALLGEPGEARDIVMELKSVADVALVGYPSAGKSSLISVLSAAKPKIADYPFTTLVPNLGVVTAGETVYTIADVPGLIPGASQGKGLGLEFLRHVERCEVLVHVLDCATLEPGRDPLTDLETIEDELAQYGGLEDRPRLVALNKVDVPDGQDIADLTRASLEERGYRVFEVSALAHKGLRELSFALAEIVAAARAAKPVQENTRIVIRPTAVDDAGFTIEEEDGAYRIRGGKPERWVRQTDFANDEAVGYLADRLARLGVEQQLWKIGAQEGDTVIIGPEENAVVFDWEPTMAAGAEMLGRRGEDHRMETQRPAVDRRRERQRGRDSAEQEYLEFEALSSGREQLDE from the coding sequence ATGACCACCTTCGTGGACCGCGTCGAACTGCATGTCGCCGCGGGTAACGGGGGCCACGGCTGCGCCTCCGTGCACCGGGAGAAGTTCAAGCCGCTGGGCGGCCCCGACGGGGGCAACGGCGGCGAGGGTGGCTCGGTCATCCTGGTCGTGGACCCGCAGGTCACCACGCTCCTCGAGTACCACCACTCGCCCAAGCGCAAGGCCACCAACGGCAAGCCCGGCGCGGGCGGTCACCGCACCGGCGCGGTCGGCCCGGACATCGTGCTGCCCGTCCCGGACGGCACCGTCGTGCTCGACCGCAAGGGGAACGTGCTGGCCGACCTGGTCGGCCCCGGCACCAGCTTCGTCGCCGCCCAGGGCGGTCGCGGCGGCCTGGGCAACGCGGCGCTGGCCTCCGCCCGCCGCAAGGCCCCCGGCTTCGCGCTGCTCGGCGAGCCCGGCGAGGCCCGCGACATCGTGATGGAGCTGAAGTCCGTCGCCGACGTCGCGCTGGTCGGCTACCCGAGCGCCGGCAAGTCCTCGCTGATCTCGGTGCTCTCCGCCGCCAAGCCGAAGATCGCCGACTACCCGTTCACCACCCTCGTCCCCAACCTCGGCGTGGTGACCGCCGGCGAGACCGTCTACACGATCGCCGACGTGCCCGGCCTGATCCCCGGCGCCAGCCAGGGCAAGGGCCTGGGCCTGGAGTTCCTGCGGCACGTCGAGCGCTGCGAGGTGCTGGTGCACGTCCTGGACTGCGCCACCCTGGAGCCGGGCCGCGACCCGCTCACCGACCTGGAGACCATCGAGGACGAACTCGCCCAGTACGGCGGCCTGGAGGACCGGCCGCGGCTGGTCGCGCTCAACAAGGTCGACGTCCCGGACGGCCAGGACATCGCCGACCTGACCCGCGCTTCGCTGGAGGAGCGCGGCTACCGGGTGTTCGAGGTCTCCGCGCTCGCCCACAAGGGCCTGCGCGAACTCTCCTTCGCGCTGGCCGAGATCGTCGCCGCCGCGCGCGCCGCCAAGCCGGTCCAGGAGAACACCCGGATCGTCATCCGGCCCACCGCCGTCGACGACGCCGGCTTCACCATCGAGGAGGAGGACGGCGCCTACCGCATCCGCGGCGGCAAGCCCGAACGCTGGGTCCGGCAGACCGACTTCGCCAACGACGAGGCGGTCGGCTACCTCGCCGACCGGCTGGCCCGGCTCGGCGTCGAGCAGCAGCTGTGGAAGATCGGCGCCCAGGAGGGCGACACCGTCATCATCGGCCCCGAGGAGAACGCGGTCGTCTTCGACTGGGAGCCCACCATGGCGGCCGGCGCCGAGATGCTCGGCCGGCGCGGCGAGGACCACCGGATGGAGACCCAGCGCCCCGCCGTCGACCGCCGCCGCGAGCGGCAGCGCGGCCGGGACTCGGCGGAGCAGGAGTACCTGGAGTTCGAGGCGCTCTCCTCCGGTCGCGAGCAGCTCGACGAGTAG
- a CDS encoding Rne/Rng family ribonuclease produces the protein MLENTEPQPAAADNNNDNGADGTAAAPPRRRRRAVSRPAGSPQGAASEGAGTVVAAPAAPAAEAEAPAAEPVAEEKPVRARRTRKRAEAPAGAPEAPAAVEAAPEVPAEAPAAAEAEAPAAEPVAEEKPVRARRTRKRAEAPAGAPEAPAAVEAAPEVPAEAPAAEAPAAEPVAEEKPVRARRTRKRASAPVQSPVAVEEPAVEPAPEAEPVAEEEPEAEVEAPVEAVAEPEPVVEAEPPRARRRAVRPSTAIFQAPVFQEPEPFTAPAPAAKAAAAKSTAAKTTAAKAAEPAPAAAVEEERASEEEFEYSGVGRRRRVRTAVRVQQSAKPAKAAQQPAKAAAPAAPAAPAALVEAPAEVEAPAAGPEQDAEWEDDRPSRRRRRGGRRRRRGDAEDAPESVEAESAETEDAAHQGADAGDDHDEAEDDQEDDLAAGLSSSRRRRRRRRRSGEGADQPEAGEDGVRTVVKVREPRRRSAEPAFDPDEVQSIKGSTRLEAKKQRRREGRELGRRRVPIITEAEFLARRESVERVMVVRQNGARTQIGVLEDGVLVEHYVNKEQATSYVGNVYLGKVQNVLPSMEAAFVDIGKGRNAVLYAGEVNFGALGGHGGPRRIESVLKSGQSVLVQVSKDPIGHKGARLTSQISLPGRYLVYVPEGSMTGISRKLPENERARLKQILKKIVPDDAGVIVRTAAEGASEEELTRDVQRLQQQWEEIQKKAATGNAPALLYGEPDMTVRVVRDIFNEDFTKVIVSGSEAWNTIHDYVTNVAPDLTERLQRWTSDVDVFATYRIDEQLMKALDRKVWLPSGGSLVIDRTEAMIVIDVNTGKFVGQGGNLEETVTRNNIEAAEEIVRQLRLRDLGGIIVIDFIDMVLESNRDLVLRRLLECLGRDRTKHQVAEVTSLGLVQMTRKRVGQGLLESFSEPCVHCNGRGVIVHMDQPGHGHQGSHAAAASGTGEGGGKRRRRGRGGAGGAETDAVEGLGSVESAEVAEAVEAAETVLDVVEELEPVDVFADTEIVETGAADTEPVRAAEAAQAVVEEKPGLVEIPPAAPAAGGRTRRRAVRKATAPAGASGEAEIVVLQARAEAAMEAALSAAEKSAAEQQSAVEVAGTAAEVAAEAVAAVEPGAEVTVEVDTEQPVEDPAEEAAPKKRAPGRPRPRPRPPPRPRPPPRRPRRPRRPRRRRPPPRPPRRRPPARPPPSGPRRPRRPRPPRATAPRSEPGRGVSPRGPGAAPTRRSRPLRTSRFVFGWAGPYP, from the coding sequence ATGCTCGAAAACACCGAACCGCAGCCCGCTGCGGCCGACAACAACAACGACAACGGGGCCGACGGCACCGCCGCGGCACCGCCGCGCCGCCGCCGCCGAGCGGTGTCCCGCCCGGCCGGCTCCCCGCAGGGTGCCGCGAGCGAGGGCGCCGGGACCGTGGTGGCGGCCCCCGCCGCCCCGGCGGCCGAGGCCGAGGCCCCGGCCGCCGAGCCGGTGGCGGAGGAGAAGCCGGTCCGCGCCCGGCGCACCCGTAAGCGTGCCGAGGCTCCGGCCGGTGCGCCGGAGGCCCCTGCCGCGGTTGAGGCCGCGCCCGAGGTGCCCGCCGAGGCCCCGGCCGCCGCCGAGGCCGAGGCTCCCGCCGCTGAGCCGGTGGCGGAGGAGAAGCCGGTCCGCGCCCGCCGTACCCGTAAGCGTGCCGAGGCTCCGGCCGGTGCGCCGGAGGCCCCTGCCGCGGTTGAGGCCGCGCCCGAGGTGCCCGCCGAGGCCCCGGCCGCCGAGGCTCCCGCCGCCGAGCCGGTGGCGGAGGAGAAGCCGGTCCGCGCCCGCCGCACCCGCAAGCGCGCCTCCGCGCCGGTGCAGTCGCCGGTGGCGGTCGAGGAGCCGGCCGTCGAGCCCGCGCCCGAGGCCGAGCCGGTCGCCGAGGAGGAGCCGGAGGCCGAGGTGGAGGCCCCGGTCGAGGCAGTCGCGGAGCCCGAGCCGGTCGTCGAGGCCGAGCCGCCGCGCGCCCGCCGCCGGGCCGTCCGCCCGTCCACCGCGATCTTCCAGGCGCCGGTGTTCCAGGAGCCCGAGCCCTTCACCGCCCCCGCGCCCGCCGCCAAGGCCGCCGCGGCCAAGAGCACCGCCGCCAAGACCACCGCCGCCAAGGCCGCCGAGCCGGCTCCGGCCGCCGCGGTCGAGGAGGAGCGGGCGTCCGAGGAGGAGTTCGAGTACAGCGGCGTCGGCCGCCGCCGCCGGGTCCGCACCGCGGTGCGCGTCCAGCAGTCGGCCAAGCCCGCGAAGGCCGCCCAGCAGCCCGCCAAGGCCGCCGCTCCGGCTGCTCCGGCCGCCCCCGCCGCCCTGGTCGAGGCCCCCGCCGAGGTCGAGGCGCCCGCCGCCGGCCCCGAGCAGGACGCGGAGTGGGAGGACGACCGCCCGTCCCGCCGCCGCCGTCGCGGTGGCCGTCGCCGCCGTCGCGGTGACGCCGAGGACGCGCCCGAGTCGGTCGAGGCCGAGAGCGCCGAGACCGAGGACGCCGCCCACCAGGGCGCCGACGCGGGCGACGACCACGACGAGGCCGAGGACGACCAGGAGGACGACCTGGCCGCCGGCCTGTCCTCCTCGCGCCGCCGCCGTCGCCGTCGCCGCCGCAGCGGTGAGGGCGCCGACCAGCCGGAGGCCGGCGAGGACGGCGTGCGCACCGTGGTGAAGGTGCGCGAGCCGCGTCGCCGCTCCGCGGAGCCCGCGTTCGACCCGGACGAGGTGCAGTCCATCAAGGGCTCCACCCGCCTGGAGGCCAAGAAGCAGCGCCGCCGCGAGGGCCGCGAGCTGGGCCGCCGCCGCGTCCCGATCATCACCGAGGCCGAGTTCCTGGCCCGCCGGGAGTCCGTCGAGCGGGTCATGGTGGTCCGCCAGAACGGCGCCCGCACCCAGATCGGCGTGCTCGAGGACGGCGTGCTGGTCGAGCACTACGTCAACAAGGAGCAGGCCACCAGTTACGTCGGCAACGTGTACCTGGGCAAGGTGCAGAACGTGCTGCCGTCCATGGAGGCCGCGTTCGTCGACATCGGCAAGGGCCGCAACGCCGTGCTGTACGCGGGCGAGGTCAACTTCGGCGCGCTCGGCGGCCACGGCGGCCCGCGCCGGATCGAGTCGGTGCTGAAGTCCGGCCAGTCCGTGCTGGTGCAGGTCTCCAAGGACCCGATCGGCCACAAGGGCGCCCGGCTGACCAGCCAGATCTCGCTGCCCGGCCGCTACCTGGTGTACGTGCCCGAGGGCTCGATGACCGGCATCTCCCGCAAGCTGCCGGAGAACGAGCGGGCCCGCCTCAAGCAGATCCTCAAGAAGATCGTCCCGGACGACGCGGGCGTGATCGTGCGCACCGCCGCCGAGGGCGCCTCCGAGGAGGAGCTCACCCGCGACGTCCAGCGCCTCCAGCAGCAGTGGGAGGAGATCCAGAAGAAGGCCGCCACCGGCAACGCCCCGGCGCTGCTGTACGGCGAGCCCGACATGACCGTCCGGGTGGTCCGCGACATCTTCAACGAGGACTTCACCAAGGTCATCGTCAGCGGCTCCGAAGCCTGGAACACCATCCACGACTACGTCACCAACGTCGCCCCCGACCTCACCGAGCGCCTGCAGCGCTGGACCTCGGACGTCGACGTGTTCGCCACCTACCGGATCGACGAGCAGTTGATGAAGGCGCTGGACCGCAAGGTCTGGCTGCCCTCCGGCGGCTCGCTGGTGATCGACCGGACCGAGGCGATGATCGTCATCGACGTCAACACCGGCAAGTTCGTCGGCCAGGGCGGCAACCTTGAGGAGACCGTCACCCGCAACAACATCGAGGCGGCCGAGGAGATCGTCCGCCAGCTGCGGCTGCGCGACCTCGGCGGCATCATCGTGATCGACTTCATCGACATGGTGCTGGAGTCCAACCGGGACCTGGTGCTGCGCCGCCTGCTGGAGTGCCTGGGCCGGGACCGCACCAAGCACCAGGTCGCCGAGGTCACCTCGCTCGGCCTGGTCCAGATGACCCGCAAGCGGGTCGGCCAGGGCCTGCTGGAGTCCTTCTCCGAGCCCTGCGTGCACTGCAACGGCCGCGGCGTGATCGTCCACATGGACCAGCCCGGCCACGGCCACCAGGGCTCGCACGCCGCCGCCGCCTCCGGCACCGGCGAGGGCGGCGGCAAGCGCCGCCGCCGGGGCCGCGGCGGGGCCGGCGGCGCGGAGACCGACGCGGTCGAGGGTCTCGGGTCGGTCGAGTCCGCCGAGGTCGCCGAGGCGGTCGAGGCCGCGGAGACCGTCCTGGACGTGGTCGAGGAGCTGGAGCCGGTCGACGTGTTCGCCGACACCGAGATCGTCGAGACCGGTGCCGCCGACACCGAGCCAGTGCGGGCCGCCGAGGCCGCTCAGGCCGTCGTCGAGGAGAAGCCCGGCCTGGTGGAGATCCCGCCGGCCGCCCCCGCGGCGGGCGGGCGCACCCGGCGCCGCGCGGTGCGCAAGGCCACCGCTCCGGCCGGGGCGTCCGGCGAGGCCGAGATCGTGGTCCTGCAGGCCCGCGCCGAGGCCGCGATGGAGGCCGCGCTGAGCGCCGCCGAGAAGTCGGCCGCCGAGCAGCAGTCGGCCGTCGAGGTCGCCGGGACGGCCGCGGAGGTGGCGGCCGAGGCCGTCGCCGCGGTGGAGCCCGGGGCCGAGGTCACCGTCGAGGTCGACACCGAGCAGCCCGTCGAGGACCCGGCCGAGGAGGCCGCGCCGAAGAAGCGGGCCCCCGGAAGACCGCGGCCAAGACCGCGACCGCCGCCAAGACCGCGACCGCCGCCAAGAAGACCGCGACGGCCAAGAAGGCCGCGGCGAAGAAGACCACCGCCACGGCCGCCAAGAAGACGACCGCCCGCAAGACCGCCACCAAGCGGACCACGGCGGCCAAGAAGGCCGCGGCCGCCGAGGGCGACGGCGCCGCGGAGTGAGCCCGGCCGCGGAGTGAGTCCACGGGGGCCGGGAGCAGCGCCGACGCGCCGCTCCCGGCCCCTCCGCACGTCCCGGTTTGTCTTCGGATGGGCCGGTCCGTATCCTTGA
- a CDS encoding glutamate-5-semialdehyde dehydrogenase: protein MSDLTATADSPVLAAARRARAAAAALAPVPRSVKDAALLAIADALVERADEITAANAEDVERARAAGTAESVIDRLTLTGERIAAIAADVRSVVGLPDPVGEVVRGYTLPNGLDVRQVRVPLGVVGIIYEARPNVTVDAAALCLKSGNAVLLRGSGSAYRSNTALVEVLRAAVAGAGLPADVIQLVPGESRESVQELMRARGLVDVLIPRGGASLIRTVVEGSTVPVIETGTGNCHVYVDAQADLAMAVGVLLNSKAQRVSVCNSAETLLVHQDVADAFLPLALAALAGAGVTVHGDDAVLKAAEGTGVTAVPATEEDWGTEYLSLDLAAAVVPSLEAAVEHIRRYSSGHTEAIVTGSQPAARRFTQLVDSTTVAVNASTRFTDGGEFGFGAEIGISTQKLHARGPMGLPELTSTKYIVTGDGHVRGEARQTVGG, encoded by the coding sequence ATGAGCGATCTCACCGCCACCGCCGACAGCCCCGTCCTCGCCGCCGCGCGCCGTGCCCGGGCGGCGGCCGCCGCCCTGGCGCCAGTGCCGCGCTCGGTGAAGGACGCCGCGCTGCTGGCGATCGCGGACGCGCTGGTCGAGCGGGCCGACGAGATCACCGCCGCCAACGCGGAGGACGTCGAGCGGGCCCGCGCGGCCGGCACCGCCGAGTCGGTGATCGACCGCCTGACGCTGACCGGGGAGCGGATCGCCGCGATCGCCGCCGACGTCCGCAGCGTGGTCGGCCTGCCCGACCCGGTGGGCGAGGTGGTCCGCGGCTACACCCTGCCCAACGGCCTCGACGTGCGCCAGGTCCGCGTCCCGCTGGGCGTGGTCGGCATCATCTACGAGGCCCGGCCGAACGTCACGGTGGACGCCGCCGCGCTCTGCCTGAAGTCCGGCAACGCGGTGCTGCTGCGCGGCTCGGGCTCCGCGTACCGCTCCAACACCGCGCTGGTGGAGGTGCTGCGCGCGGCAGTGGCCGGCGCGGGCCTGCCGGCCGACGTGATCCAGCTGGTGCCGGGCGAGAGCCGCGAGTCGGTGCAGGAGCTGATGCGCGCCCGCGGCCTGGTCGACGTGCTGATCCCGCGCGGCGGCGCCTCGCTGATCCGCACCGTGGTCGAGGGCTCGACCGTCCCGGTGATCGAGACCGGCACCGGCAACTGCCACGTGTACGTGGACGCCCAGGCCGACCTGGCGATGGCCGTCGGCGTGCTGCTGAACTCCAAGGCGCAGCGGGTCAGCGTCTGCAACTCGGCCGAGACCCTGCTGGTGCACCAGGACGTCGCGGACGCCTTCCTGCCGCTCGCGCTGGCCGCGCTGGCCGGGGCCGGCGTCACCGTGCACGGCGACGACGCGGTGCTCAAGGCCGCCGAGGGCACCGGGGTGACGGCCGTCCCGGCGACCGAGGAGGACTGGGGGACCGAGTACCTGTCGCTCGACCTGGCCGCCGCCGTGGTGCCCTCGCTGGAGGCCGCGGTGGAGCACATCCGCCGCTACTCCTCGGGCCACACCGAGGCGATCGTCACCGGCTCGCAGCCGGCCGCCCGCCGTTTCACCCAGCTCGTCGACTCCACCACGGTGGCCGTCAACGCCTCGACCCGGTTCACCGACGGCGGCGAGTTCGGCTTCGGCGCGGAGATCGGCATCTCCACCCAGAAGCTGCACGCCCGCGGCCCGATGGGCCTGCCGGAGCTGACCAGCACCAAGTACATCGTCACCGGCGACGGGCACGTGCGCGGCGAGGCCCGGCAGACCGTCGGCGGCTGA
- a CDS encoding SCO2583 family membrane protein, producing the protein MGDPREPPGGTPEGGSNDDEFRSVVFDESFVRAARIQELSAQERLSGAPGRATRPRGWGWLAVPRQAIALLLVVALAFAAAVYFGISSPHGEVAPPSGTQLSVSLTPLAPAGAVTAAADHADPFAGLPAGYADGPAGLGLPTATATAHFTGSQVQRALDSVQHYLVASELNPATLTANETAQVRNLLTAGELAQYDDSTNSPRDDQHHDATGWMVRFDPGQVALATDTVKAAGSIHIGELDGDTLQVTTDHTLVYALRPAGTTSDPSVTLYAVRRAVRIDIDRADLDIGRLRVVDAAVQAGPSSCTAGQSDYLQPILATAAGVRPSTPPVVDPTDHGRPAWQSCGVLGPITG; encoded by the coding sequence ATGGGTGACCCGCGCGAGCCTCCTGGGGGCACGCCCGAGGGTGGTTCCAACGATGACGAGTTCCGGTCCGTCGTCTTCGACGAATCGTTCGTCCGGGCTGCCCGGATCCAGGAGCTGTCCGCGCAGGAGCGGCTGTCGGGCGCCCCGGGCCGGGCCACCCGGCCGCGCGGCTGGGGTTGGCTCGCCGTGCCCCGGCAGGCCATCGCCCTGCTGCTGGTCGTCGCGCTGGCGTTCGCCGCGGCCGTCTACTTCGGGATCAGCTCCCCGCACGGGGAGGTCGCCCCGCCCAGCGGCACCCAGCTGAGCGTCAGCCTCACCCCGCTCGCCCCGGCCGGGGCGGTCACCGCGGCCGCCGACCACGCCGACCCGTTCGCCGGACTGCCCGCCGGGTACGCCGACGGTCCGGCCGGGCTCGGGCTGCCGACCGCCACCGCCACCGCCCACTTCACCGGCTCCCAGGTGCAGCGGGCCCTGGACTCCGTCCAGCACTACCTGGTGGCCTCCGAGCTGAACCCGGCCACCCTGACCGCCAACGAAACCGCGCAGGTCCGCAACCTGCTCACGGCCGGCGAACTCGCCCAGTACGACGACAGCACGAACTCGCCCCGGGACGACCAGCACCACGACGCCACCGGCTGGATGGTCCGCTTCGACCCCGGGCAGGTCGCGCTGGCCACCGACACCGTCAAGGCCGCCGGCAGCATCCACATCGGCGAACTCGACGGCGACACCCTGCAGGTCACCACCGACCACACCCTGGTGTACGCGCTGCGCCCGGCCGGCACCACCAGCGACCCGTCGGTCACCCTGTACGCGGTGCGCCGGGCGGTGCGCATCGACATCGACCGGGCCGACCTGGACATCGGCCGGCTGCGGGTGGTCGACGCCGCCGTGCAGGCCGGGCCCAGCTCCTGCACGGCCGGGCAGAGCGACTACCTGCAGCCGATCCTGGCCACCGCGGCGGGCGTCCGCCCGAGCACCCCGCCGGTCGTCGACCCGACCGACCACGGGCGGCCGGCCTGGCAGTCCTGCGGGGTGCTCGGGCCGATCACCGGCTGA
- a CDS encoding SCO2584 family spore wall biosynthesis protein, with protein sequence MAEDVGGSPYSDGADHGGADDEFATVVFDESFVRSAAVHEPSARERQLAAAEARLEPEQAGAARSYEFTESAEFAEFAGGSEALPLELRPLPGGLDEDRFYPDPWSGCDRQERRTRRSRVRAFDPLRGGTVAQQRWHRPVAWVLALVMGVGLVALSVAAVYRGVGGAGQDSPARPTSGSSSQPKDSGAPSGTAPSGTGSSGGAPSAVPVQPSAVAAVPVG encoded by the coding sequence GTGGCTGAGGATGTGGGGGGCTCGCCGTACTCCGACGGCGCCGACCACGGTGGTGCGGACGACGAGTTCGCCACCGTGGTCTTCGACGAGAGCTTCGTCCGCTCCGCCGCCGTGCACGAGCCGAGCGCCCGGGAGCGGCAGCTCGCCGCAGCCGAGGCCCGGCTCGAACCGGAACAGGCCGGTGCGGCCCGGAGCTACGAGTTCACCGAATCCGCCGAGTTCGCCGAGTTCGCCGGTGGGAGCGAGGCGCTGCCGCTGGAGCTGCGCCCGCTGCCCGGCGGACTCGACGAGGACCGCTTCTACCCCGATCCGTGGTCCGGGTGCGACCGGCAGGAACGGCGCACCCGCCGCTCCCGGGTCCGCGCCTTCGACCCGCTGCGCGGCGGGACGGTCGCCCAGCAGCGCTGGCACCGGCCGGTGGCCTGGGTGCTGGCCCTGGTGATGGGCGTCGGCCTGGTCGCGCTGTCGGTCGCCGCGGTGTACCGGGGCGTCGGCGGGGCCGGGCAGGACTCGCCGGCCCGGCCGACCAGCGGCAGCAGCAGCCAGCCCAAGGACAGCGGCGCCCCGTCCGGGACCGCCCCGTCCGGGACCGGCTCGTCCGGGGGCGCTCCGTCCGCGGTGCCGGTGCAGCCGTCCGCGGTGGCCGCCGTCCCGGTGGGCTGA